The genomic stretch CCTGCCCAGGATGCTGCAGCCTGAGAGCGTGCAATATGTGGACATAGCCTCGTCCGGTCAGGAACTGTACAGGCGGGTCAGTGGCCACCCACTGTCACATCACGACCTTTATAGGGCACCCCGCTGGCCGGAGAATGGCAGGCCAGCTAGCGCCAACCAACTCTCAATGACACCAAAGCCCCGCTTCACCCGACCACCCAGACCTCCCTCCTATGAGATGCACCAGCAGATCAGGGGAAGCTGTGAGATGTTGTCTGGGAGAGACTCAGTGATTCTCCAGGCCAGGGACAGAACGCCACTTCCCATATCAAGGACAGGTGACTCCCAACTGGACTATTTTGCACAGGACTCTGGACCTCCAGGATACATCCCTCCCCCATCATATAAAAGAGCTCCTATAATGGGAGGGGGGCGCCGGGGATATGGTGAAATTGCTGTTGACTACAGGTACAATtagtctttttctttgtcttaattaataaattcaagacttttttcactttgacattaatTAGCCGTGCTTTTAAATTCAACACTGAGTGTGTGAGAGCCAAACCTTGgttttacattgttattatttggtTGGACTTCTTCAAGAGGCTGTAATATTCTGTAGTGTAAACATgagaataattaataatttattttaatgtaataaatgtacaGATTAAAAAGTTTCAAAAAGTATCCACCAAACATTTCAAGAATTGTTTATAAAATTATTTGTAAGAATGTGTAAGAATGCTTTTAAGGACAGTATCACAGAATATGATCATTCAAATAATATTTTGCTTGCAGGAAAATTTACTCAGTGTTCATGAGATGGTACAGCcctttaatactgtatgtaatgtcaCACCTATACATCTCAGATGATACTTAACTTAAAAAAGTGTGACAAAGCATAACTTGAAACTACCTACTATACTTTTCTATATGTAAGGCCCACGCCAGCTCTCTGAATAGGTTTTATGTTATGCATTGACAGTGGAGAGTCCCCACTCTTCTCAAGATCATTATATGTTCTATGTTCTTTGgtgaaatttgtattttatatttataaatatatctGTCCAGTCCTATGAATTTATACTCTATGTTGTATCCTGAAATTGAGTGCCATTTTACTTGAGTCCACATTTGCAAAAGTAGTAGTAACTCGCTTACAACAGATACTGGAGTAGAGCAATATAATTAGGTTGGCTACGTCGCTTCAGTTATTTTTGAAGCCTTCACTGTCTTTTTATTCCCTTTTGTCTTGTTGAAGTCATTGTTGCTTAGATAAAGTGcaagtgtgttgtttttactcttAGGCACAGAGGGGATGTGTACCAGCAGATACAAGTGACTCCAGATGGCTCTCACTGGTTCACCAGACATCCAGCTGGTTCCTGGCCTGATCCCCAGAGAGACAGGAGCATGTCTGGCCAGAAGCAGCTTTACCCAATGTATACTACCCAGGAGCGCCCTGGTGGAGGGATCCAGTATATCCCTTTTGATGATCCCCGTATCCGCCATATTTCCTCAGCCCTGGGTGGCAATTCCCTGACGGATGCTGACAAGATCCGCCACATCCGCAAAGAGCTTCCCAGCGTCACCGTGTCGGAACCTGCATCCGACGACAGTGCCTTTTTGCCCCCGCCATTGGGGCCTTTCATCGCTGCCAAACTGGCCGATGATTCTAACCAGACATCTTCTAGCGACTTCGACAATGACAATAACAGGTGGCACAGTGATTTGCACAAAGAGACTGTTGATAACTTCCCAGCAACTGACCAAAACTGCAACAACAGATATCCCAAAAACCAAcgtcctcctccatctccctcttcAGCCTTCCAGGCCCCATTAACAAGGACTTCAACTCACCAGGGGTCCAGCTCAGATCAGGTCTTTGCAGAAACCATCACCCAAGTGAAGAAAATTGTCCCAGATTCAGGGCCAGAGAACAACAGGAATACCAAGAGAAGAGTGAGTGAAACCATCTTCTGCCTTGTGTCTGTCCCTGTTCATACACCGACTAACATCAACAAAGACTTAGCAGCAGATCAGAACAACAATGAGACAATATCAAGCCTGACTGTGACCAACACAGACACTTTCGCTGTAGGCCTCAAAGAGAGCCCGAATGTGCGGAGCAAGTCAGTGAATGAGATGCCCATCAAACCCCACTACTCTCACTTTCACACCAGCAGCACATCCTCAATGAGGAACTACAAGAGGGCTCCTCTAAGGAAGGAGATAATAGATGCCTGGGCACTTCAAGCCAGTGAAGACAAAGAGTTGTGCTATGCTGGGTCCTGGCCTGGAAACCAGTACCGAAACCAGGAAACCCAGACTGGTTCCCCTTTGACAGTGGTGAAAAGTCCAGAACCCCAGGTCTTGTCTCCTCCTGGGAGACAAGAGCCTATTCAGTCTGTCTCAGACACAACCACAGACAGTGGTGTAGGGACAGACAGTAGCTCCTCTTATGGTTACCCTATGGCAGGCCAGAAAAACCTTCATCTTTCTAGCAACAGCGCCTTCTCCCGTCTCAGCCTCAGCCCTTCACAACAAGACCCATCCTCCCCATCAAAGGCCCGGGATCAGGGAGACCTGCAGCCATCCTCTCCCAGGAAGAGCAGCTCCAGTCCCCTGGAGAGTGCAGAGCAAGTGGCCTTTGGTCAGTTTCTCTTAAAGCCAGTGAACCGACGACCCTGTGATGCCATTGGTGAACTGGAGAGCATTAATAAGGAGATGGAAGACACAATTAGCAAGAGACCCAACATGGGTCAGTGCATTGATGATGTAGATTGGGTGAATAAGAGATTAGACCATTTTAAATCAGGAGCACATTTCACTGCAGGTCCAGAACCAGGCAGGGAAGCAATCAGTCTTCCACCAATGCACATAGAAAAACCCAACAATATAAAAGTCAGATCAAAATCCTTGGCTTCTACAGCTGATCTAGACTCCATGGACATGAGGAGTGCTTTCTCCAGGCCACAGGCCAACAACATACCACCAACAAATGAGCTATCCATACTCCCCAACCCAGGCCCCAGAGACAGTTGCCTCTTGCTCTCACTACCCCAACACAATGAGTCAAACCGGCTCTATAGACAGGACATCCCAGTCCCTCAAGAGTCCTTGCTGAGGGATGTGGGATTAACTGTCTACACAGAGACTCCTGGTGGTCCCGGGGAGCCAATGCAGCGCTCACTCTCAGTCCCATCTCCACTCGATCATAAGGAGCTTTGTCAGTCAGTGCAGCTCTCATGGGAGAGCAGGACAGCACTTGTTAAAAGTAGTGGTAGCCCTGAGCACAATTCAAATAAAGAGCTTCAAGCTGAGGTAGAGACTGAGAGAAAGGCTAAATCAGACAATGTTCCACCATTCAGGGGTGAGGTGAATTTAAGCATCTGTAGAACCAGGAGTGAAAGCAGCAGATCATGTCAGAAAGAGGGTTCACCACATATCACCAGGCTGACCAGGGAGgtttcttttgtgtttgagAATGATGATGGCGATGAGAGATACGCCATTTCTGAGCCTCTGACCTATAAAAATGAGTCAACCATAGCAGATAAGCACCTGGAGAACTTACTGATTCAAGAAAAAGCCAATTCTTTACCTGCAGAGGACCTCAGCAACCTGTATGAGGTCAAATGCGCAAAAGGTATCCCTGAAAATGAATCCATTGAGCAGAGGGCTGCCAGAATCCTGGGTATAGAAGTTCCAGTTGAGGCCTTGGGTGTGGCTGACAAACAGTCAGAGGACAACCAGGATGATAGGGATACCACTGTAGCTGAGAGACTACAAAGTCAAGGCGAAGAGACACAGCATGTGATAGGAGAGTGTGAGCAAGTCAAAGAGGAATCCCTGATTGTTCAgggagcagagacagacaaggtcaACGAGACAGGATCAGGAATTGACCACAAAGAAGGAGACAGACAAAAGCACAGCAGCAACCACAGTAATGGTGAAGACAATGAGGATACAGAGATTCAGTCCCTGGTGGTACTGGACCTGCCTGAGTTCCCACCCAGTAAGCTTCCCCTATCCCTGCCAGTCACCCCTGATGAGAAGCTAGCACTTAGCATGTGCAGTGTGGAGAAGAGGGGCCGAGGTGGAGCATGCAAACTAATCGAATCCCTGCAAGATAAGCTAAACTCTTCCGCTTGTTCTTCTGCTACATCTATGGGCAGGTCAACCACAGACAGAATGGCCCGTCTGAAAGAGCTGGACTCATTGTCTCGAATAAGATGCCTCAATCTCAAAGGTTCAGAGTCCGGAGGAGAAGTTGATTCTGTGATTGAGGAGAGGGATGGTGATAGAGAGGAGAGTGAGCTTCAGGAAGAGTCAAAGGATGAAGTTGTGGAGCAacgagaagaggaagaggataaGAAACtggaggaagaaggagggaaggaggaggaaaaccCAAATGAACATGAAAATGCACATGAAACACATGACAAGTTGGGAAATCCTGAAGAAGACTGTAAACCTAAAGAAGTGAATAAAGGGTTATGTGAGGACGAGCAAAGACaagaagaggaggcagaagagATTGATGTTGAGATTACACTAAAATCGAAAAATGAAGGGAGTAAAGAAGCAGATGttgaattaaaaacagaagagccagaaggagaggtggaggatgacaaagaaaagcttgTGGAGAAGGTGAGAGATGGACAGAATACAGCAGAGGTCAGTAGAGCTGAGGCGACACAAGGCACTGAGGGAGAAAAGTTGCCTAAACCAAAGCAGCGCACCAGGCTCCAGAAGCCTCCTCTGCTTCCTAAACCTCGCAGCGTTCCCAAGAGAGAAATAACGCTTCCACTCAGCTTCAGCACTGGGACCTGTGGCCCCTCGAATatggaggatgaggagatgCTCTCTGTCTCAGGTATGAAGGAATTAAGAGATTAACCTTTTGATATGCTTGTTTTgcacaggttttggttttgtCTCTGTTCTAGTAATGGTACCAAACCTGTAAACCTCACGTCAAGACTTCCATAGTTTGCtgagaaatagttccagcacgtaactccccctaaaattgcagcttttacatttctgtgtatgtatgtgttaaacaaataagatacaaCGGGATCATAAGTAAAGCTTAGATGTGATAGTAAGTTTTTAGTTTGTAGGTctttggactgagccaggctatctgtttccccctgctttcagtctaaTGTTAAGCTAGGCTCaccatgtcctgactccagctccgtactgatatcaattttctcatctcgttcttgaaaagaaagcaaataggccaattttccaaaatgttgatctattcctttaaaggtgccctgtgcagtttcttgtaaacaaagttaCTGTTTATGTTTAGTGTTACTCACCAACAGGcgttgtgtgtatccttgaggtctaacaaacgtgttgaatgcatttctttccTAATAAAGCACTTAcaaagctgatttaaaaaatattttaaatcctacatccatgtttacttgctagctgtcttcttccctgtctttgcTGGCTtattgctgcatttcttggAATGTTACCACTACCTGTAGATCACTGGAATAGTGTAAAACTTTTGGAAGGAATGTGCATCATGTCACCCGTGTGCATGTACGATACAAAATGGGGACCTGTACCTTTTTTACCTTGTAAAAAGATTGCTTTATAGCATTACTAGATGTCAGGAAcaccacagggtacctttaatttCCACCTTTTCAAGGGCAAATAATATCGTTCTGACTTGTTTTCGATTGTGTTGTctcatcttttctttctctcttttctcatcaGACTCCTACGACCCCAGTCGAGTGGAGAGAGTGTAACCTTTGACACTGCCCTCACCACTGTGGAAATCTGTCTTTCTCAAGTTAACAGCTTTTTCCAACAACAAAGACTTTCATCTCACCTCACGGCTTAGTCAGCTGTGACCCCTCCAATATTGTTacacattattttcacagaACTGACTGTCCTGGTGCTGCGAGAGCATTTTTACAGCCAAATAAAGGCACCGCTGGTGCCAATTCTCCAGGCCTTTTCAACCTCGACATCCTCGTCCTTCCATTCTCTCCACTTCTCAAAGTTTATTTGCTCAAGCAAGCGGACTTCCTACTTTTGAAGTTTGATTTTGCTTTTGGAAAAATGCATGTCATTATTCCTGTCTGCACTTTGGCTCCTTCTCGAGCTTGGGTGTTGAAATATGAATGTAAAGTGCTTCTgttcaacaaacaaaagaaatgtaacagaaaaaaaacgaAAGGCAACAGTATTGCATTACAATCAGTATTAACCTACACCAAATGTAAATAAGAAAGAGTTATAAGATTTTattaagaatataaaaaatcaatttaagacatttaattGCTgaagaaatgtatattttcttaTCTATGTTAAGAAAAGACTAGATTTTTGGAAGTGTAGTCTTTGGGTGTATTACTAATAATGAAACCCCATGCTCTTTATTCTTATACTTGTGTGATAGAGAATGTACTCAGAGAGCCTGGATTGCAATGAGAAACGCTGTGGTCCTTGAATAGTTTCACTCAAGAGCAATAGCAATATAGTCATATACGGGACGTTTGTGGCATGTTTTAAGTAGTAAATCTCCATTTCAAGGAGCTGATCCCATTTAAACGTCTGCTTTAAAGCTCTACCTTTTGGTGCAAGTGTTAGATTTGCACTGCTGAGATTATTGGCTTTATGTTACCAATGAGAATCTCTTCATCAAATACTTTGAGATTACAATAGGAGGGATTCGTGTTCACACCCTACCTGTTCTCCGGGGCCATCACTCTCAGCATCAGCAATCGCAACGTGTATCAGAAATGTCTGATTtaagtgttatttttgttaatcCTCATACTGTTGAAGAAGAAAATCTATATTTTGTGGCATTAACAGAAGTCTATATTTAACTGTGGAATTTTTCTTTGTTCACATCTTAGTTTGTGTGATTTCAGAAGTGCTTTTTTGCAGGAAATGATAGATGTAGCTATTTTGATCTCAGTGTGCCTTGTACACACTGTTTCTGTGGAGAACATAATTTGTGTGTAACACATTCAGTATTGTCAGTTTACGAATCCTAATTTAAACTGGACATTACTAATTCATTTaactttaatgaaaacatttggagttgttttggcaataaaaataaaatttaactcaAGAAGCTTAATATTGATGCTGTACAGAACATTGCTGTTGGGATACTAATCACAGTATCTGAACATGTTCAATCATTTAATGTTGACATATCAGTTCTTTTTAAGTTGTGGGCATAACTGGCAATTGATTTACACTCGTTTCATTTATGGGGTAGCAatacaagaaattaaaaaacataccAAACCAAACTTTATGCTATGCATTGGACATCTACATTTACTGGGTTAAATACCAAAATTCCCAGCTAAAACTGCAACTTCTGGTTTGCTTGTTTGACCCTGTCACTCTTTGATCCAGCTGTATTTGATGTTGAACCTGTAGGATCTGGTTGTAGACTTGCATGGAAATGGATCTGACTGGAGTTCATCAGTGGAAGCTCAGTgcaaggttttgtttttgtcctgttacCAGCCCAGTACCCGTACCTCTGTGTTCCAGGTAATGTGTTATCTGGTCATTCTTGTAGGTCTTTTTGTACTGCAAGTTCTTTGTAACATGATATAGACTATTGGTGCACATCTTGCTttgatattttctattttcatacATGTACAGCTTCTTTTGTATGCGcgcaacatctttttttttttttttttttttggtgcatgAAATGCTTAAGAAGTTACAGAGAGAAGGTGTATTTGCATATAATTGCATTTGGTACTATATAGTCTATCCAATAAACAACTGTTATATTtcatataatgtatattttattttcaaaaagttATGCTACATATTTAAAACAGAACAAGGTATTTTTAGATTATTGTGAAAAGGGAACTGTTTTTGAAGGCACAATATTTGTCTATATTTGAAATGATCATTAAGAATGATCAGAAATAGGGACAAGTGTGTGCTATTGTACAGTACTGCAGAGTATTCATAAATAAAAGTCTTTGCATGAAACATTTTGTCTCTGATTTTGTTGTGATTcattaatatacattattttatccAAAGAGAACGTTTGGACAGTTATgcatatatttaataataataacattgaaaAATAAGGATCTACTGCATTAGTTTTTGTTGGGAAGTAGTCTTGTGACCATGGCCGCATTGACATGTTGGACCCCACCTAGCACCTTTTGTGCATTGTATATATACCCCGTTACCCAGCAGGCGATTTGAGGGGATGCCatccccttgttagcaaaatgaccaaaaatctgtccccttgttaacctgctcaaaagatgctctgtgttaacctgctcaaaagatgctcacattgccgcttttaataatcgccacggtctctgaacatatgagacatactggtttagaactgcctgtgggaagattgaacattaagagtctgtccattcttgattaaaactctgttttcgctgtctactttttctcttttagagctttgtgaaatgatgttgactaataatttcactgcctg from Siniperca chuatsi isolate FFG_IHB_CAS linkage group LG19, ASM2008510v1, whole genome shotgun sequence encodes the following:
- the jcada gene encoding junctional protein associated with coronary artery disease yields the protein MYSVEDLLISHGYKLPKHTTSSSTPTPAPASSSCQAPSSSPPSYSKHHEILENRPNPKTVNGYERGPGMPYGNGGGTRQPQAYGGGCPNNNNEHRERSQSRREGESRSQIDTHSLGESLTSDSGFCDGTRGPQSQSKDVSYWRRRGQDFTVLLDYADFREPHGGGQGGYGRPEGSQQARGQELSAEEFQRAAHERQRWAAQAQAQAQAQAQAQAQAQAQAQAQAQAQARSREREAALHQWRMGTERKCQSLGTDEWRPAVSFGRQLSQSEGERWAQEQQRLHARTPEGMVVHPRTKAKSQSLPRMLQPESVQYVDIASSGQELYRRVSGHPLSHHDLYRAPRWPENGRPASANQLSMTPKPRFTRPPRPPSYEMHQQIRGSCEMLSGRDSVILQARDRTPLPISRTGDSQLDYFAQDSGPPGYIPPPSYKRAPIMGGGRRGYGEIAVDYRHRGDVYQQIQVTPDGSHWFTRHPAGSWPDPQRDRSMSGQKQLYPMYTTQERPGGGIQYIPFDDPRIRHISSALGGNSLTDADKIRHIRKELPSVTVSEPASDDSAFLPPPLGPFIAAKLADDSNQTSSSDFDNDNNRWHSDLHKETVDNFPATDQNCNNRYPKNQRPPPSPSSAFQAPLTRTSTHQGSSSDQVFAETITQVKKIVPDSGPENNRNTKRRVSETIFCLVSVPVHTPTNINKDLAADQNNNETISSLTVTNTDTFAVGLKESPNVRSKSVNEMPIKPHYSHFHTSSTSSMRNYKRAPLRKEIIDAWALQASEDKELCYAGSWPGNQYRNQETQTGSPLTVVKSPEPQVLSPPGRQEPIQSVSDTTTDSGVGTDSSSSYGYPMAGQKNLHLSSNSAFSRLSLSPSQQDPSSPSKARDQGDLQPSSPRKSSSSPLESAEQVAFGQFLLKPVNRRPCDAIGELESINKEMEDTISKRPNMGQCIDDVDWVNKRLDHFKSGAHFTAGPEPGREAISLPPMHIEKPNNIKVRSKSLASTADLDSMDMRSAFSRPQANNIPPTNELSILPNPGPRDSCLLLSLPQHNESNRLYRQDIPVPQESLLRDVGLTVYTETPGGPGEPMQRSLSVPSPLDHKELCQSVQLSWESRTALVKSSGSPEHNSNKELQAEVETERKAKSDNVPPFRGEVNLSICRTRSESSRSCQKEGSPHITRLTREVSFVFENDDGDERYAISEPLTYKNESTIADKHLENLLIQEKANSLPAEDLSNLYEVKCAKGIPENESIEQRAARILGIEVPVEALGVADKQSEDNQDDRDTTVAERLQSQGEETQHVIGECEQVKEESLIVQGAETDKVNETGSGIDHKEGDRQKHSSNHSNGEDNEDTEIQSLVVLDLPEFPPSKLPLSLPVTPDEKLALSMCSVEKRGRGGACKLIESLQDKLNSSACSSATSMGRSTTDRMARLKELDSLSRIRCLNLKGSESGGEVDSVIEERDGDREESELQEESKDEVVEQREEEEDKKLEEEGGKEEENPNEHENAHETHDKLGNPEEDCKPKEVNKGLCEDEQRQEEEAEEIDVEITLKSKNEGSKEADVELKTEEPEGEVEDDKEKLVEKVRDGQNTAEVSRAEATQGTEGEKLPKPKQRTRLQKPPLLPKPRSVPKREITLPLSFSTGTCGPSNMEDEEMLSVSDSYDPSRVERV